GCGGGTGCCAGGCACAAGACAACAAGGGAGTCGTGCAAATGCAAGTAGGAGTTGGCCTGCCAACCGGCGTCCCTGGCACATATGGGCAGCTTGTCATAGAATGGGCGCACCGTGCCGATGAAGGCCCGTTTTCTAGCCTGGGCGTTATCGACCGCCTCGTCTACGATAGCTATGAGCCTTTGATTGCTCTGTCCGCTGCCGCCGGTGTTACGCGCAGAGTGAAACTCGCTACCACCATCGTCATCAGTCTTCTACATAATACCGCCATGCTTGCCAAAATGTCCGCCACGCTCGATGCCATTTCCAATGGGCGTTTAGTGCTGGGGCTGGCGGTGGGCGCCCGCGAAGAAGATTATATCGCCGCTGGCGTCGATTACCATGGGCGAGGCAAACGCCTCTCGGAGCAGCTTGCTGCCCTGCGTTCCCTGTGGGAAGATGACCAGCTTCGTCCTGCGGCAGCGCGTCCCGGTGGCCCTCCAATACTCGTCGGTGGGTTGAGCGACTCGGGGTTTGCGCGCATGGCCCGTTATACTGATGGCTATGTGCATGGTGGGGGTCCGCCAAGGGCATTTGCGCGAGCCGCTGATAAGGTGTTCGCGGCCTGGAGCGATGCCGGACGACCGGGTAGGCCCCGGTTATGGGCGCAAGGCTATTTTGCGCTCGGCGACGATGAAGTTGTCGAAAAGGGCAGGCGTTACATGCGCGACTATTATGCCTTTACCGGGCCATTTGCCGAGAGGATTGTTGCCGGAATGCTTACCACTCCCCAGGCCATCGCGCAATTTATCCGCGGCTATGAGGATGCCGGTTGCGATGAACTGGTATTGTTTCCCACCGTACCCGATCTTGCTCAGCTTGACAGGCTGGCCGATGTACTGAATGGGCTGGGAAGGAAACCATCATGAAGATTGTGATTCTTGGCGCGGGTCCGGCAGGACTCTATGCGGGGTTGCTCATTAAAAAAGCCAATCCCGCGCACGATATTTCTATCATCGAACGCAATCCTGCCGATGTCACCTATGGCTGGGGCGTCGTCTTCTCTGACCGCACCCTGGCGTCGTTCCAGCGCGCCGATTATAAAACCTATGAGCAGATTCGCGATCATTTCGTGATCTGGAACGATATCGATACCCGTTATCGCGGTGAAACAATCCGTTGCGGCGGTCATGTGATTGCCAGTATCTCGCGCAAGCTGCTGCTGAACATCTTGCAAAGGCGCTGCGCTGAACTCGGTATCAGCCTCACGTTTGGTCGCGAGATTGCTGATCTCTCCGAACTCGGCAGCTATGACCTGCTGGTTGCCGCCGATGGCATTAACAGTATCGTGCGCAAAACATACGAACCCATTTTCAAGCCGAGCATCGAGTTGGGCAAGGCAAGGTATATCTGGCTCGGCGCAAACAAAGTCCTCGATGCCTTCACCTTTATCTTTCGCGAGAACGAACAAGGTCTTTTCCAGGTGCATGCTTATCCTTTCAGCGGCACCACCAGCACCTTCATCGTTGAATGCGACGAAGCAACCTGGTTGCGCGCGGGGCTTGACCAGGCCGATGAAGCACAAAGCCTTGCCTTTTGCCAGCAGTTGCTGGCCGGTGATCTGAATGGGGCGCAATTGCTCTCGAATAACTCGAAGTGGATTAACTTTGCCACGCTCAAGACCCGCCACTGGCACCATCAGAATATCGTGCTGCTGGGAGATGCCGTTCACACCGCTCATTTTTCGATTGGCTCAGGGACAAAGCTGGCTATGGAGGATGCAATCGCATTGGCGGGCGCACTGGAACAACATTCCGATCTCGAAACCGCTCTTAATGAGTATGAATTGGAGCGCAAGCCGGTGGTCGAAACCTTTCAGCGCGCTGCCCAGGAAAGCCAGACCTATTTCGAGACGCTCAAACGCTACCTTGGCCTGGAGCCGTTGCAGTTCACGTTCCAGCTATTGACGCGCAGTGGCAGGATTACCTATGACGATCTGCGCATGCGCGATATCCATTTCGTCGAAGCGGTTGATCGCTGGTTTGCGTTCAGAGCTTTCGGTGATCTGCCTACTGACGTCGAGGATGGAGAACTATCTCCTGATGATATATCCATAGTTGTTCCGCCCGTCGCTGCCCCTGCCATCATCGCCTCGTCGGCTGCATTCACACTACTGCGGCTGCGGGATCTCGTGCTATCCAATCGTATTGCCGTTTGTCATACGACTCATCGTGCTTCATCCTATTACCCTGTACAAAACGGGCTGCTCAACGAAGCCTACGCTAACCAGCTCGTCAGCCTCGGCCTCAGTGGAGCGGGCCTGGTGCTGACCGAAATCGTCGCTGTTTCCCCTGGTGGACGCATTAGTCCTGATTGTCCCGGCATGTATGATGCTTCCCATGAGTTTGCCTGGGAATGGACGGTTGCGGGTTTTCATG
The sequence above is a segment of the Ktedonobacteraceae bacterium genome. Coding sequences within it:
- a CDS encoding FAD-dependent monooxygenase; the protein is MKIVILGAGPAGLYAGLLIKKANPAHDISIIERNPADVTYGWGVVFSDRTLASFQRADYKTYEQIRDHFVIWNDIDTRYRGETIRCGGHVIASISRKLLLNILQRRCAELGISLTFGREIADLSELGSYDLLVAADGINSIVRKTYEPIFKPSIELGKARYIWLGANKVLDAFTFIFRENEQGLFQVHAYPFSGTTSTFIVECDEATWLRAGLDQADEAQSLAFCQQLLAGDLNGAQLLSNNSKWINFATLKTRHWHHQNIVLLGDAVHTAHFSIGSGTKLAMEDAIALAGALEQHSDLETALNEYELERKPVVETFQRAAQESQTYFETLKRYLGLEPLQFTFQLLTRSGRITYDDLRMRDIHFVEAVDRWFAFRAFGDLPTDVEDGELSPDDISIVVPPVAAPAIIASSAAFTLLRLRDLVLSNRIAVCHTTHRASSYYPVQNGLLNEAYANQLVSLGLSGAGLVLTEIVAVSPGGRISPDCPGMYDASHEFAWEWTVAGFHGNTLAKMAIQLGHAGHRGSTRPRSEGLDRPLRNGNWPLLSASPLPYTSHSQVPKEMDLEDMQRVRDDFVRAAQMAGEAHFDMLQLHFGHGYLLASFLSPLTNRRTDEYGGDLQHRMRYPLEVFDAVRAVWPEDKPISVALSVTDGVKGGFEIEDAIVVAQALKEHGCDIIQVLAGQTTMDGEPAYGRGFLTSLSDRVRNEAGIPTMVGGYLTTSDEVNTILAAGRADLCLMDSPHLNDAAWAAAINIELNEDLLQYKELHS
- a CDS encoding LLM class flavin-dependent oxidoreductase translates to MQVGVGLPTGVPGTYGQLVIEWAHRADEGPFSSLGVIDRLVYDSYEPLIALSAAAGVTRRVKLATTIVISLLHNTAMLAKMSATLDAISNGRLVLGLAVGAREEDYIAAGVDYHGRGKRLSEQLAALRSLWEDDQLRPAAARPGGPPILVGGLSDSGFARMARYTDGYVHGGGPPRAFARAADKVFAAWSDAGRPGRPRLWAQGYFALGDDEVVEKGRRYMRDYYAFTGPFAERIVAGMLTTPQAIAQFIRGYEDAGCDELVLFPTVPDLAQLDRLADVLNGLGRKPS